The nucleotide window CCAGGTCGCTGTACCCCTCGCCCTTCCCGATCCGGCCGCCGTCGGGCGTCACGAGGACGCTCCCGGAGACGATCAAATCGACGTGTGACACCGCCTCCGGCGCGACCGGGTCGCCGTACTCGGAGATCCCCGAGACGGTCGTGGCGTCGTCGATCTCGTCGGGCGGGATCGCGGCCGGATCGAGTTCGAGGAACGGCTCCGGCTCGCGTAGGCGCGGGACGGCAGCGTAGACGGTCTTGCCCGCCCGCAGCGCCGCGCGCCGCACCGGGAGCTGCGGGGCGTCCGGGTTCGCCTTCACCGTCTCGGCCGTCTCCCAGGCCGTCGTCTCCTGGAGTCGGTCGGCGGCCGCGTCCGCCCCGGCGAAGTTCGGGATGCGGCCGTGTGGCGGGAACGGGAACCGCGCCTCGCCGGCGTCTTCGAGGTGGTCCCAGACGCGCTCGCGGAGGGTGTCTTTGTCCGTGGTGTCGTGGTCGTCGGTCACGGGTAATCTTCTGGGCGGGAAGTCATACGTACGCTGATCGAGTGCTACCACTCTACAGATGAACACCAACATCAGCGAGATTCACATCTACCCGGGCTATGCGATTGGGTTTAACAGTGAGTTTCGGCCAGATGAGTCGTCCACAGTGTTATGAATTAACTGGTGGACCGAACTTCAACGGTGGAGATAAGTGCGATGGCACATACAGTACGTGTATGCCGCGAACCGAAGAGATGGAGTTCGAGGTGGTGGGTAGTGAGAACAACCACCTGTGGTTCCGTGTCCTCTACGGATCAGACAAGGGGATGCGTGTCTCCGTCCCGGTTCGCCACCCAGA belongs to Halobaculum sp. MBLA0143 and includes:
- a CDS encoding 5-formyltetrahydrofolate cyclo-ligase translates to MTDDHDTTDKDTLRERVWDHLEDAGEARFPFPPHGRIPNFAGADAAADRLQETTAWETAETVKANPDAPQLPVRRAALRAGKTVYAAVPRLREPEPFLELDPAAIPPDEIDDATTVSGISEYGDPVAPEAVSHVDLIVSGSVLVTPDGGRIGKGEGYSDLEFAVLSAFDAVDDETTVATTIHESQVRTAPAASFDRHDVPVDVVCTPERTLTPGDDDREFCRPTGIDWDALEDERLEEIPVLGRLASECAGE